From the Primulina tabacum isolate GXHZ01 chromosome 15, ASM2559414v2, whole genome shotgun sequence genome, one window contains:
- the LOC142526319 gene encoding shaggy-related protein kinase kappa-like: MNDMRLRDKVDLDDDRDSEPDIIDGVGAEAGHVIRTAIGGRNGQSKQFVSYIAEHVVGTGSFGVVFQAKCRETGEIVAIKKVLQDKRYKNRELQIMQMLDHPNIVALKHSFFSTTEKEELYLNLVLEYVPETVNRIARQYSKMNQRMPLIYVKLYTYQICRALAYIHNAVGICHRDIKPQNLLVNPHTHQLKLCDFGSAKVLVKGEPNISYICSRYYRAPELIFGATEYTTATDIWSTGCVMAELLLGQPLFPGESGVDQLVEIIKVLGTPTREEIKCMNPNYTEFKFPQIKPHPWHKVFQKRLPPEAVDLVCRFFQYSPNLRCTALEACIHPFFDELRDPNTRLPNGRPLPPLFNFKPQELSRIPPETINRLIPEHAKRQNLFMAFHS; encoded by the exons ATGAATGATATGAGATTGAGGGACAAAGTTGACCTGGACGATGATAGG GATAGTGAGCCAGATATCATTGATGGTGTGGGTGCTGAAGCAGGTCATGTCATAAGAACTGCCATTGGTGGTCGAAATGGTCAGTCCAAGCAG TTTGTCAGTTACATTGCAGAACATGTTGTTGGAACTGGGTCTTTTGGAGTGGTTTTTCAA GCAAAATGCAGGGAGACTGGAGAAATCGTGGCCATTAAAAAGGTACTTCAAGACAAGCGCTACAAGAACAGGGAGTTGCAGATTATGCAAATGTTGGACCATCCTAATATTGTAGCCCTAAAGCATTCTTTCTTCTCAACAACTGAAAAGGAAGAGCTATacttgaatcttgttcttgaatatgTTCCTGAAACTGTGAATCGTATTGCGCGGCAATATAGCAAGATGAACCAGAGGATGCCATTAATATACGTCAAACTCTATACCTACCAG ATATGCCGAGCCCTTGCTTATATACATAATGCAGTCGGTATTTGTCATCGCGACATAAAGCCTCAGAATCTACTC GTGAATCCACACACGCATCAGCTGAAACTTTGTGATTTTGGCAGTGCCAAAGTTTTG GTGAAAGGAGAACCTAATATATCCTATATCTGTTCAAGATATTACCGTGCTCCTGAACTTATTTTTGGTGCCACTGAATACACCACTGCAACTGATATATGGTCAACTGGTTGTGTAATGGCTGAGTTACTTCTTGGACAG CCATTATTTCCAGGAGAGAGTGGAGTTGATCAACTTGTAGAAATTATTAAG GTCTTGGGTACACCTACAAGAGAGGAGATCAAATGCATGAACCCAAACTATACCGAGTTCAAGTTCCCTCAGATTAAACCCCATCCTTGGCACAAG GTCTTCCAGAAGCGTCTACCTCCAGAGGCAGTGGACTTGGTATGCCGGTTTTTCCAGTACTCACCAAATCTCAGATGCACAGCC TTGGAAGCTTGTATTCACCCTTTCTTTGACGAATTAAGGGATCCCAACACCCGACTTCCAAATGGTCGCCCACTTCCTCCACTCTTTAACTTCAAACCTCAAG AGCTTTCACGTATACCTCCTGAGACCATCAATCGTCTTATCCCTGAGCATGCAAAGAGGCAGAACTTATTCATGGCCTTCCACTCATAG